One stretch of Ictalurus punctatus breed USDA103 chromosome 5, Coco_2.0, whole genome shotgun sequence DNA includes these proteins:
- the LOC108265366 gene encoding kinesin-like protein KIF2A isoform X5, which translates to MQEKRERRRLQQQELREKRAQEVDTTVPNYEIMQMIRDFRASMDYKPLTTADLIEEHRICVCVRKRPLNKKELTAKELDVLTIPSKDVVLVHEPKQKVDLTRYLENQTFRFDYAFDDSTSNEMVYRFTARPLVETIFDRGMATCFAYGQTGSGKTHTMGGDFSGKNQDCSKGIYALAARDVFLMLKKPNYKNLDLQVYATFFEIYSGKVFDLLNRKTKLRVMEDGKQQVQVVGLQEKEVSCTEDVLKLIEVGNSCRTSGQTSANAHSSRSHAVFQIILRRKGKMHGKFSLIDLAGNERGADTSSADRRTRLEGAEINKSLLALKECIRALGRNKPHTPFRASKLTHVLRDSFIGENSRTCMIATISPGMASCENTLNTLRYANRVKELTVDPNTMAEGVRPNINAITQLDNMEEEWELSTSPQRDDLKLLCEQNEEEVSPQLFTFHEVVSQLVEMEEQVLEDHRAVFQRSIRWLEDEKVLLEMTEEVDYDVDSYSSQLEHILDQKIDVLIELRDKVRSFRSALQKEEQAKPQESDRSPNLTRAMK; encoded by the exons GAGGTGGACACGACAGTCCCCAACTATGAAATAATGCAGATGATCAGAGATTTTAGGGCAAGTATGGATTACAAACCACTAACCACAGCGGATTTG ATTGAAGAGCACCgaatatgtgtttgtgtgaggaAGCGCCCTCTTAACAAAAAAG AACTCACTGCAAAGGAGCTGGATGTGCTCACCATCCCCAGTAAAGATGTCGTCTTGGTCCATGAGCCTAAGCAGAAAGTGGACCTCACCCGATACCTAGAGAATCAAACCTTTCGCTTTGATTATGCCTTTGACGACAGTACATCAAATGAAATGGTTTACag GTTTACAGCAAGACCTTTAGTGGAAACGATCTTTGACAGAGGAATGGCTACATGCTTTGCGTACGGTCAAACCGGAAGTGGGAAAACGCAC ACCATGGGTGGAGATTTTTCTGGAAAGAACCAGGATTGCTCAAAAGGAATCTATGCATTAGCTG CTCGTGATGTTTTCCTTATGCTGAAGAAACCCAACTACAAGAATTTGGATCTTCAAGTCTACGCAACCTTCTTTGAAATTTACAGTGGAAAG GTGTTTGACTTGCTGAACCGTAAAACAAAGCTGCGTGTAATGGAGGATGGGAAACAGCAGGTGCAAGTGGTTGGGCTGCAGGAGAAAGAGGTCAGTTGCACTGAAGATGTCCTCAAGCTCATTGAGGTCGGAAACAGCTGCAG AACTTCAGGACAGACTTCTGCCAACGCTCACTCATCCCGAAGCCACGCTGTCTTCCAGATTATTCTGCGCAGGAAGGGGAAGATGCACGGCAAGTTTTCATTGATTGACCTGGCAGGGAACGAGCGTGGCGCTGATACATCCAGTGCTGACCGCCGGACACGGCTGGAGGGAGCAGAGATCAACAAGAGCCTACTTGCACTGAAG GAGTGTATTAGAGCCCTGGGGCGGAACAAACCGCACACGCCGTTCAGAGCCAGCAAACTTACGCACGTGCTCAGAGACTCATTCATCGGTGAGAACTCAAGGACGTGCATG ATTGCTACCATTTCTCCTGGAATGGCTTCCTGTgaaaacactctgaacacactACGATATGCCAACAG AGTGAAGGAGCTGACCGTGGACCCGAACACCATGGCTGAAGGAGTGCGACCCAACATCAACGCCATCACCCAGCTGGACAACATGGAGGAAGAGTGGGAACTGAGTACCTCCCCTCAGAGAGATGACCTCAAGCTGCTCTGTGAACAGAAT GAAGAGGAAGTGTCTCCTCAGCTCTTCACCTTCCATGAGGTGGTGTCCCAACTAGTGGAGATGGAGGAGCAGGTACTGGAGGACCACCGAGCAGTGTTTCAG AGGTCAATTAGATGGCTGGAGGATGAGAAGGTTCTGCTGGAGATGACTGAGGAGGTGGATTATGATGTAGACTCCTACTCTTCCCAGCTTGAGCACATACTGGACCAGAAGATCGACGTCCTGATTGAACTCAGAG ATAAAGTGAGGTCGTTCCGCTCAGCCCTGCAGAAAGAGGAACAAGCCA AGCCTCAGGAAAGTGACAGATCACCCAACCTCACTCGAGCCATGAAGTAG
- the LOC108265366 gene encoding kinesin-like protein KIF2A isoform X1 → MAVNLSKIVVKVKLSDARRKSNCVKEVEKMQEKRERRRLQQQELREKRAQEVDTTVPNYEIMQMIRDFRASMDYKPLTTADLIEEHRICVCVRKRPLNKKELTAKELDVLTIPSKDVVLVHEPKQKVDLTRYLENQTFRFDYAFDDSTSNEMVYRFTARPLVETIFDRGMATCFAYGQTGSGKTHTMGGDFSGKNQDCSKGIYALAARDVFLMLKKPNYKNLDLQVYATFFEIYSGKVFDLLNRKTKLRVMEDGKQQVQVVGLQEKEVSCTEDVLKLIEVGNSCRTSGQTSANAHSSRSHAVFQIILRRKGKMHGKFSLIDLAGNERGADTSSADRRTRLEGAEINKSLLALKECIRALGRNKPHTPFRASKLTHVLRDSFIGENSRTCMIATISPGMASCENTLNTLRYANRVKELTVDPNTMAEGVRPNINAITQLDNMEEEWELSTSPQRDDLKLLCEQNEEEVSPQLFTFHEVVSQLVEMEEQVLEDHRAVFQRSIRWLEDEKVLLEMTEEVDYDVDSYSSQLEHILDQKIDVLIELRDKVRSFRSALQKEEQAKPQESDRSPNLTRAMK, encoded by the exons GAGGTGGACACGACAGTCCCCAACTATGAAATAATGCAGATGATCAGAGATTTTAGGGCAAGTATGGATTACAAACCACTAACCACAGCGGATTTG ATTGAAGAGCACCgaatatgtgtttgtgtgaggaAGCGCCCTCTTAACAAAAAAG AACTCACTGCAAAGGAGCTGGATGTGCTCACCATCCCCAGTAAAGATGTCGTCTTGGTCCATGAGCCTAAGCAGAAAGTGGACCTCACCCGATACCTAGAGAATCAAACCTTTCGCTTTGATTATGCCTTTGACGACAGTACATCAAATGAAATGGTTTACag GTTTACAGCAAGACCTTTAGTGGAAACGATCTTTGACAGAGGAATGGCTACATGCTTTGCGTACGGTCAAACCGGAAGTGGGAAAACGCAC ACCATGGGTGGAGATTTTTCTGGAAAGAACCAGGATTGCTCAAAAGGAATCTATGCATTAGCTG CTCGTGATGTTTTCCTTATGCTGAAGAAACCCAACTACAAGAATTTGGATCTTCAAGTCTACGCAACCTTCTTTGAAATTTACAGTGGAAAG GTGTTTGACTTGCTGAACCGTAAAACAAAGCTGCGTGTAATGGAGGATGGGAAACAGCAGGTGCAAGTGGTTGGGCTGCAGGAGAAAGAGGTCAGTTGCACTGAAGATGTCCTCAAGCTCATTGAGGTCGGAAACAGCTGCAG AACTTCAGGACAGACTTCTGCCAACGCTCACTCATCCCGAAGCCACGCTGTCTTCCAGATTATTCTGCGCAGGAAGGGGAAGATGCACGGCAAGTTTTCATTGATTGACCTGGCAGGGAACGAGCGTGGCGCTGATACATCCAGTGCTGACCGCCGGACACGGCTGGAGGGAGCAGAGATCAACAAGAGCCTACTTGCACTGAAG GAGTGTATTAGAGCCCTGGGGCGGAACAAACCGCACACGCCGTTCAGAGCCAGCAAACTTACGCACGTGCTCAGAGACTCATTCATCGGTGAGAACTCAAGGACGTGCATG ATTGCTACCATTTCTCCTGGAATGGCTTCCTGTgaaaacactctgaacacactACGATATGCCAACAG AGTGAAGGAGCTGACCGTGGACCCGAACACCATGGCTGAAGGAGTGCGACCCAACATCAACGCCATCACCCAGCTGGACAACATGGAGGAAGAGTGGGAACTGAGTACCTCCCCTCAGAGAGATGACCTCAAGCTGCTCTGTGAACAGAAT GAAGAGGAAGTGTCTCCTCAGCTCTTCACCTTCCATGAGGTGGTGTCCCAACTAGTGGAGATGGAGGAGCAGGTACTGGAGGACCACCGAGCAGTGTTTCAG AGGTCAATTAGATGGCTGGAGGATGAGAAGGTTCTGCTGGAGATGACTGAGGAGGTGGATTATGATGTAGACTCCTACTCTTCCCAGCTTGAGCACATACTGGACCAGAAGATCGACGTCCTGATTGAACTCAGAG ATAAAGTGAGGTCGTTCCGCTCAGCCCTGCAGAAAGAGGAACAAGCCA AGCCTCAGGAAAGTGACAGATCACCCAACCTCACTCGAGCCATGAAGTAG
- the LOC108265366 gene encoding kinesin-like protein KIF2A isoform X4 — protein MAVNLSKIVVKVKLSDARRKSNCVKEVEKMQEKRERRRLQQQELREKRAQEVDTTVPNYEIMQMIRDFRASMDYKPLTTADLIEEHRICVCVRKRPLNKKELTAKELDVLTIPSKDVVLVHEPKQKVDLTRYLENQTFRFDYAFDDSTSNEMVYRFTARPLVETIFDRGMATCFAYGQTGSGKTHTMGGDFSGKNQDCSKGIYALAARDVFLMLKKPNYKNLDLQVYATFFEIYSGKVFDLLNRKTKLRVMEDGKQQVQVVGLQEKEVSCTEDVLKLIEVGNSCRTSGQTSANAHSSRSHAVFQIILRRKGKMHGKFSLIDLAGNERGADTSSADRRTRLEGAEINKSLLALKECIRALGRNKPHTPFRASKLTHVLRDSFIGENSRTCMIATISPGMASCENTLNTLRYANRVKELTVDPNTMAEGVRPNINAITQLDNMEEEWELSTSPQRDDLKLLCEQNEEEVSPQLFTFHEVVSQLVEMEEQVLEDHRAVFQRSIRWLEDEKVLLEMTEEVDYDVDSYSSQLEHILDQKIDVLIELRDKVRSFRSALQKEEQAITLFNFQLSE, from the exons GAGGTGGACACGACAGTCCCCAACTATGAAATAATGCAGATGATCAGAGATTTTAGGGCAAGTATGGATTACAAACCACTAACCACAGCGGATTTG ATTGAAGAGCACCgaatatgtgtttgtgtgaggaAGCGCCCTCTTAACAAAAAAG AACTCACTGCAAAGGAGCTGGATGTGCTCACCATCCCCAGTAAAGATGTCGTCTTGGTCCATGAGCCTAAGCAGAAAGTGGACCTCACCCGATACCTAGAGAATCAAACCTTTCGCTTTGATTATGCCTTTGACGACAGTACATCAAATGAAATGGTTTACag GTTTACAGCAAGACCTTTAGTGGAAACGATCTTTGACAGAGGAATGGCTACATGCTTTGCGTACGGTCAAACCGGAAGTGGGAAAACGCAC ACCATGGGTGGAGATTTTTCTGGAAAGAACCAGGATTGCTCAAAAGGAATCTATGCATTAGCTG CTCGTGATGTTTTCCTTATGCTGAAGAAACCCAACTACAAGAATTTGGATCTTCAAGTCTACGCAACCTTCTTTGAAATTTACAGTGGAAAG GTGTTTGACTTGCTGAACCGTAAAACAAAGCTGCGTGTAATGGAGGATGGGAAACAGCAGGTGCAAGTGGTTGGGCTGCAGGAGAAAGAGGTCAGTTGCACTGAAGATGTCCTCAAGCTCATTGAGGTCGGAAACAGCTGCAG AACTTCAGGACAGACTTCTGCCAACGCTCACTCATCCCGAAGCCACGCTGTCTTCCAGATTATTCTGCGCAGGAAGGGGAAGATGCACGGCAAGTTTTCATTGATTGACCTGGCAGGGAACGAGCGTGGCGCTGATACATCCAGTGCTGACCGCCGGACACGGCTGGAGGGAGCAGAGATCAACAAGAGCCTACTTGCACTGAAG GAGTGTATTAGAGCCCTGGGGCGGAACAAACCGCACACGCCGTTCAGAGCCAGCAAACTTACGCACGTGCTCAGAGACTCATTCATCGGTGAGAACTCAAGGACGTGCATG ATTGCTACCATTTCTCCTGGAATGGCTTCCTGTgaaaacactctgaacacactACGATATGCCAACAG AGTGAAGGAGCTGACCGTGGACCCGAACACCATGGCTGAAGGAGTGCGACCCAACATCAACGCCATCACCCAGCTGGACAACATGGAGGAAGAGTGGGAACTGAGTACCTCCCCTCAGAGAGATGACCTCAAGCTGCTCTGTGAACAGAAT GAAGAGGAAGTGTCTCCTCAGCTCTTCACCTTCCATGAGGTGGTGTCCCAACTAGTGGAGATGGAGGAGCAGGTACTGGAGGACCACCGAGCAGTGTTTCAG AGGTCAATTAGATGGCTGGAGGATGAGAAGGTTCTGCTGGAGATGACTGAGGAGGTGGATTATGATGTAGACTCCTACTCTTCCCAGCTTGAGCACATACTGGACCAGAAGATCGACGTCCTGATTGAACTCAGAG ATAAAGTGAGGTCGTTCCGCTCAGCCCTGCAGAAAGAGGAACAAGCCA tCACACTGTTCAACTTTCAATTGTCTGAATGA
- the LOC108265366 gene encoding kinesin-like protein KIF2A isoform X3, giving the protein MAVNLSKIVVKVKLSDARRKSNCVKEVEKMQEKRERRRLQQQELREKRAQEVDTTVPNYEIMQMIRDFRASMDYKPLTTADLIEEHRICVCVRKRPLNKKELTAKELDVLTIPSKDVVLVHEPKQKVDLTRYLENQTFRFDYAFDDSTSNEMVYRFTARPLVETIFDRGMATCFAYGQTGSGKTHTMGGDFSGKNQDCSKGIYALAARDVFLMLKKPNYKNLDLQVYATFFEIYSGKVFDLLNRKTKLRVMEDGKQQVQVVGLQEKEVSCTEDVLKLIEVGNSCRTSGQTSANAHSSRSHAVFQIILRRKGKMHGKFSLIDLAGNERGADTSSADRRTRLEGAEINKSLLALKECIRALGRNKPHTPFRASKLTHVLRDSFIGENSRTCMIATISPGMASCENTLNTLRYANRVKELTVDPNTMAEGVRPNINAITQLDNMEEEWELSTSPQRDDLKLLCEQNEEEVSPQLFTFHEVVSQLVEMEEQVLEDHRAVFQRSIRWLEDEKVLLEMTEEVDYDVDSYSSQLEHILDQKIDVLIELRDKVRSFRSALQKEEQASKQINPKRPRAL; this is encoded by the exons GAGGTGGACACGACAGTCCCCAACTATGAAATAATGCAGATGATCAGAGATTTTAGGGCAAGTATGGATTACAAACCACTAACCACAGCGGATTTG ATTGAAGAGCACCgaatatgtgtttgtgtgaggaAGCGCCCTCTTAACAAAAAAG AACTCACTGCAAAGGAGCTGGATGTGCTCACCATCCCCAGTAAAGATGTCGTCTTGGTCCATGAGCCTAAGCAGAAAGTGGACCTCACCCGATACCTAGAGAATCAAACCTTTCGCTTTGATTATGCCTTTGACGACAGTACATCAAATGAAATGGTTTACag GTTTACAGCAAGACCTTTAGTGGAAACGATCTTTGACAGAGGAATGGCTACATGCTTTGCGTACGGTCAAACCGGAAGTGGGAAAACGCAC ACCATGGGTGGAGATTTTTCTGGAAAGAACCAGGATTGCTCAAAAGGAATCTATGCATTAGCTG CTCGTGATGTTTTCCTTATGCTGAAGAAACCCAACTACAAGAATTTGGATCTTCAAGTCTACGCAACCTTCTTTGAAATTTACAGTGGAAAG GTGTTTGACTTGCTGAACCGTAAAACAAAGCTGCGTGTAATGGAGGATGGGAAACAGCAGGTGCAAGTGGTTGGGCTGCAGGAGAAAGAGGTCAGTTGCACTGAAGATGTCCTCAAGCTCATTGAGGTCGGAAACAGCTGCAG AACTTCAGGACAGACTTCTGCCAACGCTCACTCATCCCGAAGCCACGCTGTCTTCCAGATTATTCTGCGCAGGAAGGGGAAGATGCACGGCAAGTTTTCATTGATTGACCTGGCAGGGAACGAGCGTGGCGCTGATACATCCAGTGCTGACCGCCGGACACGGCTGGAGGGAGCAGAGATCAACAAGAGCCTACTTGCACTGAAG GAGTGTATTAGAGCCCTGGGGCGGAACAAACCGCACACGCCGTTCAGAGCCAGCAAACTTACGCACGTGCTCAGAGACTCATTCATCGGTGAGAACTCAAGGACGTGCATG ATTGCTACCATTTCTCCTGGAATGGCTTCCTGTgaaaacactctgaacacactACGATATGCCAACAG AGTGAAGGAGCTGACCGTGGACCCGAACACCATGGCTGAAGGAGTGCGACCCAACATCAACGCCATCACCCAGCTGGACAACATGGAGGAAGAGTGGGAACTGAGTACCTCCCCTCAGAGAGATGACCTCAAGCTGCTCTGTGAACAGAAT GAAGAGGAAGTGTCTCCTCAGCTCTTCACCTTCCATGAGGTGGTGTCCCAACTAGTGGAGATGGAGGAGCAGGTACTGGAGGACCACCGAGCAGTGTTTCAG AGGTCAATTAGATGGCTGGAGGATGAGAAGGTTCTGCTGGAGATGACTGAGGAGGTGGATTATGATGTAGACTCCTACTCTTCCCAGCTTGAGCACATACTGGACCAGAAGATCGACGTCCTGATTGAACTCAGAG ATAAAGTGAGGTCGTTCCGCTCAGCCCTGCAGAAAGAGGAACAAGCCAGTAAGCAGATCAATCCCAAGAGGCCTCGGGCTTTGTAG
- the LOC108265366 gene encoding kinesin-like protein KIF2A isoform X2, whose translation MAVNLSKIVVKVKLSDARRKSNCVKEVEKMQEKRERRRLQQQELREKRAQVDTTVPNYEIMQMIRDFRASMDYKPLTTADLIEEHRICVCVRKRPLNKKELTAKELDVLTIPSKDVVLVHEPKQKVDLTRYLENQTFRFDYAFDDSTSNEMVYRFTARPLVETIFDRGMATCFAYGQTGSGKTHTMGGDFSGKNQDCSKGIYALAARDVFLMLKKPNYKNLDLQVYATFFEIYSGKVFDLLNRKTKLRVMEDGKQQVQVVGLQEKEVSCTEDVLKLIEVGNSCRTSGQTSANAHSSRSHAVFQIILRRKGKMHGKFSLIDLAGNERGADTSSADRRTRLEGAEINKSLLALKECIRALGRNKPHTPFRASKLTHVLRDSFIGENSRTCMIATISPGMASCENTLNTLRYANRVKELTVDPNTMAEGVRPNINAITQLDNMEEEWELSTSPQRDDLKLLCEQNEEEVSPQLFTFHEVVSQLVEMEEQVLEDHRAVFQRSIRWLEDEKVLLEMTEEVDYDVDSYSSQLEHILDQKIDVLIELRDKVRSFRSALQKEEQAKPQESDRSPNLTRAMK comes from the exons GTGGACACGACAGTCCCCAACTATGAAATAATGCAGATGATCAGAGATTTTAGGGCAAGTATGGATTACAAACCACTAACCACAGCGGATTTG ATTGAAGAGCACCgaatatgtgtttgtgtgaggaAGCGCCCTCTTAACAAAAAAG AACTCACTGCAAAGGAGCTGGATGTGCTCACCATCCCCAGTAAAGATGTCGTCTTGGTCCATGAGCCTAAGCAGAAAGTGGACCTCACCCGATACCTAGAGAATCAAACCTTTCGCTTTGATTATGCCTTTGACGACAGTACATCAAATGAAATGGTTTACag GTTTACAGCAAGACCTTTAGTGGAAACGATCTTTGACAGAGGAATGGCTACATGCTTTGCGTACGGTCAAACCGGAAGTGGGAAAACGCAC ACCATGGGTGGAGATTTTTCTGGAAAGAACCAGGATTGCTCAAAAGGAATCTATGCATTAGCTG CTCGTGATGTTTTCCTTATGCTGAAGAAACCCAACTACAAGAATTTGGATCTTCAAGTCTACGCAACCTTCTTTGAAATTTACAGTGGAAAG GTGTTTGACTTGCTGAACCGTAAAACAAAGCTGCGTGTAATGGAGGATGGGAAACAGCAGGTGCAAGTGGTTGGGCTGCAGGAGAAAGAGGTCAGTTGCACTGAAGATGTCCTCAAGCTCATTGAGGTCGGAAACAGCTGCAG AACTTCAGGACAGACTTCTGCCAACGCTCACTCATCCCGAAGCCACGCTGTCTTCCAGATTATTCTGCGCAGGAAGGGGAAGATGCACGGCAAGTTTTCATTGATTGACCTGGCAGGGAACGAGCGTGGCGCTGATACATCCAGTGCTGACCGCCGGACACGGCTGGAGGGAGCAGAGATCAACAAGAGCCTACTTGCACTGAAG GAGTGTATTAGAGCCCTGGGGCGGAACAAACCGCACACGCCGTTCAGAGCCAGCAAACTTACGCACGTGCTCAGAGACTCATTCATCGGTGAGAACTCAAGGACGTGCATG ATTGCTACCATTTCTCCTGGAATGGCTTCCTGTgaaaacactctgaacacactACGATATGCCAACAG AGTGAAGGAGCTGACCGTGGACCCGAACACCATGGCTGAAGGAGTGCGACCCAACATCAACGCCATCACCCAGCTGGACAACATGGAGGAAGAGTGGGAACTGAGTACCTCCCCTCAGAGAGATGACCTCAAGCTGCTCTGTGAACAGAAT GAAGAGGAAGTGTCTCCTCAGCTCTTCACCTTCCATGAGGTGGTGTCCCAACTAGTGGAGATGGAGGAGCAGGTACTGGAGGACCACCGAGCAGTGTTTCAG AGGTCAATTAGATGGCTGGAGGATGAGAAGGTTCTGCTGGAGATGACTGAGGAGGTGGATTATGATGTAGACTCCTACTCTTCCCAGCTTGAGCACATACTGGACCAGAAGATCGACGTCCTGATTGAACTCAGAG ATAAAGTGAGGTCGTTCCGCTCAGCCCTGCAGAAAGAGGAACAAGCCA AGCCTCAGGAAAGTGACAGATCACCCAACCTCACTCGAGCCATGAAGTAG